A DNA window from Streptomyces asoensis contains the following coding sequences:
- a CDS encoding CDP-alcohol phosphatidyltransferase family protein has translation MALNNTYDARLVQQETAVGAGVQILLLALLGSAIGLGPAGWVTGLVFAIATWAVLSRALHRSALRSFGMANRVTLGRATLVGGVTALVADSFESAPPVTLLVGLTAVALILDGVDGKVARRTNTSTALGARFDMEVDAFLILVLSVYVSMALGPWVLLIGAMRYVFVAAARVAPWLNAPLPPSTARKTVAALQGVLLLLAGADLLPYAATFAVVLLALGSLVWSFGRDVLWLWRTSRVAAQAPVAKVLELV, from the coding sequence GTGGCCCTGAACAACACTTACGACGCAAGGCTGGTCCAGCAGGAGACCGCTGTGGGAGCGGGCGTTCAGATCCTGTTGCTGGCCCTGCTCGGCTCGGCGATCGGCCTCGGGCCGGCGGGCTGGGTGACCGGTCTCGTCTTCGCCATCGCCACCTGGGCGGTCCTGTCCCGGGCCCTGCACCGCTCCGCCCTGCGCTCGTTCGGCATGGCCAACCGGGTCACGCTCGGCCGGGCGACCCTGGTCGGCGGGGTGACCGCGCTGGTGGCCGACTCCTTCGAGAGCGCGCCGCCGGTGACGCTGCTGGTGGGTCTGACGGCCGTGGCCCTGATCCTCGACGGCGTCGACGGCAAGGTCGCCCGCCGCACCAACACCTCGACGGCCCTGGGCGCGCGGTTCGACATGGAGGTCGACGCGTTCCTGATCCTGGTGCTCAGCGTGTACGTGTCGATGGCGCTGGGCCCGTGGGTGCTGCTCATCGGCGCGATGCGCTACGTGTTCGTCGCGGCGGCCCGTGTCGCCCCCTGGCTGAACGCCCCGCTCCCGCCGAGCACCGCCCGCAAGACGGTCGCCGCGCTCCAGGGCGTGCTCCTGCTGCTGGCCGGCGCGGACCTGCTGCCCTACGCGGCCACCTTCGCCGTCGTCCTGCTCGCACTGGGTTCGCTGGTGTGGTCGTTCGGCCGGGACGTGCTGTGGCTGTGGCGGACCTCGCGCGTCGCGGCGCAGGCCCCGGTGGCGAAGGTGCTGGAACTGGTGTGA